From Camelina sativa cultivar DH55 chromosome 7, Cs, whole genome shotgun sequence, one genomic window encodes:
- the LOC104701648 gene encoding paired amphipathic helix protein Sin3-like 1 produces MVANKKLTTSDALAFVRLVKTKYQDNREIYDRFLKVMKDYRAQRVDTRVLISRVKELFKGQPEILLAFNVFLPMGYEITLIKDDKHPPKKSTAHFDDAFNFVNSVKSRFENDKTFDSFLEVLNTYKKKNKSVAELYNEVAILFRGHQDLREEFHHFLPRCG; encoded by the exons ATGGTTGCAAATAAGAAGCTAACTACAAGTGACGCACTTGCTTTCGTCCGTCTTGTAAAGACTAAGTATCAAGATAACCGTGAAATATACGATAGATTTCTTAAGGTCATGAAGGACTACAGAGCTCAgag ggTTGATACTCGTGTTCTCATATCAAGAGTGAAAGAACTCTTCAAAGGGCAACCAGAGATACTCTtagctttcaatgttttcttgccAATGGGTTACGAGATAACACTGATCAAAGATGACAAACATCCACCAAAGAAGTCTACTGCTCACTTTGACGATGCTTTTAATTTTGTCAACAGTGTCAAG TCAAGATTTGAGAATGATAAAACATTCGACTCATTTTTAGAAGTTTTGAAcacatataaaaagaaaaacaagagcgTTGCTGAGCTCTACAATGAG GTGGCTATCCTTTTTCGAGGCCATCAAGACTTGCGTGAGGAATTCCATCACTTTCTTCCTCGTTGTGGATGA
- the LOC104704783 gene encoding uncharacterized protein LOC104704783, with translation MAHQEPHSRTWEKVVFWLLIIFIFAGVIGTIVYLGIKESRQTSSVPKIELVSMDFAVHNITETRLNVKWDLSIRIPDDLAPLYISLQGDVQASLLYKNVTLVISPQKYYNLELYNPKILKVSALVSDDDISISIAXXXXKKKKKRKEVQFASRFSLTDCRKEMPRVMSYACDEVTLRFEPGSEMKAKVFGKHPNCIYI, from the exons ATGGCACACCAAGAACCGCACAGTCGTACATGGGAAAAGGTCGTCTTCTGGCTCttgattattttcatatttgcCGGTGTTATTGGGACTATTGTTTATTTAGGCATAAAAGAATCTCGCCAAACCTCATCAGTGCCGAAAATAGAATTAGTTTCTATGGATTTTGCGGTGCACAATATTACAGAGACTCGTCTTAATGTAAAGTGGGATCTGTCTATAAGGATCCCTGATGATCTTGCTCCTCTTTATATAAGTCTTCAAGGAGATGTTCAAGCTTCCTTGCTTTACAAGAATGTCACTCTGGTTATCTCCCCACAAAA ATACTACAATCTCGAGCTCTACAATCCTAAGATTCTTAAGGTTTCAGCTCTTGTTTCTGATGATGATATCAGCATTTCGATTGCAANNNNNNNNN aaaaaaaaaaaaaaaaaaggaaggaagtGCAGTTCGCATCGCGGTTTTCTCTAACTGATTGCAGAAAAGAGATGCCACGAGTTATGAGCTATGCCTGCGATGAAGTCACCTTGAGGTTTGAACCTGGATCAGAGATGAAGGCGAAAGTGTTTGGGAAACATCCAAACTGCATCTATATCTGA